Part of the Brassica oleracea var. oleracea cultivar TO1000 chromosome C8, BOL, whole genome shotgun sequence genome is shown below.
NNNNNNNNNNNNNNNNNNNNNNNNNNNNNNNNNNNNNNNNNNNNNNNNNNNNNNNNNNNNNNNNNNNNNNNNNNNNNNNNNNNNNNNNNNGGGTTTGGGGTATCGAACTTTTAGAGCTTCAATTTACTCAATTAGGATTTTTGATCTATTACCCTATGGTTTTGATTCATAAAGATTAGGGTTTTAGGGTTTCATTCTTTATCAATCAATCCATGTTCGATTATCGGTTCTTAGGTTTTGAATTACCTTTTAACCTTAGATGATTGTTGAATCGGACCACCAAAGGAGTTGAGCCGCGAGCTGGACACGAACGGGACGCGAGCTGGAATGGATCGAGTCGCTTCTATTGGGTCGTGGACGTCCTTTGTTGCTTGATCGGGAACGCCTTGATCGTCGGACGCGAGCTGTCTGATGCTGTCGCGAACGAGGAAGAGGTCGCGTGCTGGAGCTGCTCTCGGGTCGCGAACGTCTGAGCTAGGATCAGGAACGCCTTGGACTAAAGCTGATCGGGGACGCGAGCTGGAACAGATGCGAGAACAAGAGACACAATCGGGGTTTAGGGTTCGTCGGATCGCCGGCTAGGGTTAGGGTTTTAGGGTTTTTCGATTTGGGTATTAGCTTAGGGATTTAGAGTTTCGTGCTGATAACGTGTTGTGAAAGTAATGAAAAAGTTTATCTTTATTCATAACATAGAGGTTTCTTATATAGGAGATTACAACACCGTCATAGATAAATAGAAAGATTACAAATCATAATCTCTTGGTTATGAGACATCCGCAATCTGGTTTATAACGTCTATTTATAAGTTTCCGTTAATGACTATTTCGTTGCTTCTTTTTTTGACAACTAAAAAAAAAACTATTTCGTTGCTTTTAGTCGTGAATTTGACATGATTAGTCACATATTTTACTTCGTAACTATTTCGTGGCTATTTTGTAACTATTTAAAAAGGGTCACGATTTTTGTGACCAATTCGTGACTATAGACGAAAGTTCTACTAGTTTGTTCACTGTTTATGTAAGCCCACCGTTATCATCGTAGGCCCATTTAAGCACTTCAATTAGCATCATTCAAATCCTAGTTTTTTTTTTTTTAATCCTTTAAATATTTTGAAAGTTAAAAAATAATTTTTCTATCTTTCTTGGTTAACGTGGACCGTCCACACCGACCATTAATTGGTTGGCCAAACACAATGTATTTGGACATGTACTATATGTTTTTAAAACCTTTCAAGAAAAACACAAAACCTTGTTCCGATCAATGTTTATGGTTTAACGGGAAACTAGTGCTAAGTATCATTAAATTAACTTATAATTAAAAATAAACATAAAACAAGTAGTTGAGGGAGTGGTGATAAACTCAAAACACTATAAATAGAGTGTGGTTGAGCTCTGTAACTCATCAATCCTCACAACTTGCAAAGCAAAGTATTTTTCGCAATCAAAAGTGTGTTTTACGTAGTTTCTTGGTGTTAGCTAGTTACTTGTTTTAAGAGATGGCAGATCATCCTCGTTCAAGTGAGCAACAAGAAGCTGATGATGCAGCTTCCAAAGGTTGTGGAATGTTTGACTTTCTCAAGAAGAAACCTGAAGATGAGCATGTCTATGTGACTGACGCGACCAAGGAAAAAAAGGAAGAGGAGACACCTTCTCTTGCGGCAAGGCTTCACCGTTCTGGCAGCTCTGTAAGCTTATGTATATGTATACACATTTGTATTTAGAATTCTATGAGAAATGTTAATAAAACTTGTTGTTTGATGATGTGATATGTATCTACTCGAGTGATGAAGAAGTGGATGAAAATGGGGAAAAGAAGAAGAGGAAAGGATTGAAGGAGAAGGTGTTTGGTCACAAGGATGAAGATCATGTTTCTGAAGATCATCAATATACAACTGAGGAGAAGAAGGGCGTCACGGAGAAGATCATGTTAAAAGTTCATGCAGGTAAAGGGACTCATGAGCAAGCCAACAAGCATGAGCATGAAGATGGGGAGAAGAAAGGGTTTATGGAGAAGATGAAGGAGAAGCTTCCTGCAGCTGGAGGTCATCATGACCAAGCCAACAAGCCTGAACATCAGGAGGATGGGAAAGAGAAAGGGTTTATGGAAAAGATCAAGGGGAAGCTTCCTGCACCTGGAGGTCATCATGACCAAGCCAACAAGCATGAGCATCATGAGGATGGGAAGGAGAAAGGGTTTATGGACAAGATTAAGGAGAAGATTCCTGGAGTTCACAATGGAAAGCCCGAAGTTGAGCCTCGTCATGAAAATGGTAAAGAGAAAGGGTTTATGGAGAAGATCAAGGAGAAGCTCCCTGGTCATATCAAGCATGATGACAGTGATGAGAAGAAAAAGGAAACTTAGTCGTTCGTAAACCTCTTTTTTTTACTTTCTTGAATCAGCTTTCTGTTTTCAGTACTTTGCTTCATCATCTTCTTGTATTGTGATCACCTCATCATGTCAACGAAATGCCAACTTTCCCTTTGAAAACTCATGAATGCATGACATTTTGTTCTGTTCTCTTTGAAAGCTTTGTTTCAATTTCGCTTTGAGATACTTTTGACACATACTATGAAAAAGCTATCTTCCTATCTAGGCCTAATCAGTTTAAGTTTGGACCCAATAAAGGCCAACTTAATCTCCATATGTTGCATGATTGACTGTCGAGACTTGAGCACGAGATAAGTCAGAACAAAGTGTGAGAGAAGTGAGAACACAAACACGGTGACTGTGTATGATCAGGTTGAAAGAGAAATGAGAAAGACGTCTCTCTCAACGAGAAGAAAAAGAAGAAGATGTGAC
Proteins encoded:
- the LOC106311044 gene encoding cold-shock protein CS120-like; translation: MLKVHAGKGTHEQANKHEHEDGEKKGFMEKMKEKLPAAGGHHDQANKPEHQEDGKEKGFMEKIKGKLPAPGGHHDQANKHEHHEDGKEKGFMDKIKEKIPGVHNGKPEVEPRHENGKEKGFMEKIKEKLPGHIKHDDSDEKKKET